A section of the Myxococcales bacterium genome encodes:
- a CDS encoding isochorismate synthase has product MNLDLTLVRESAATVCRAIEGCKAIARERGQSQWLSLRWKVADRDVLADFLACEAPDAFYWQEPGRELAILGLGRLDAIEASGRDRFADAADHSRDLFSNLQLHCLDASDSAAAADRGPLLLGGFAFFDSEVEPESEWHGFGAGRLLLPEITIVCRDKFAWVTRTCAVEPDSRIDEVFDGLCAEIPSASPHGKLDSTGLPSKLGLIGEVQDPGPEFRVQADRTHTQYLAQVEAALDAITAGKFEKVVLARSLRVIGDQDFDLASFLSSLRAMFPSCATLAIRDGDDLFVSATPERLVALDGDQVTTAAVAGSAPRGRNPQEEEHFSVALCESEKERHEHDVVKYSIQEALAESCGNLEGPAVPNLLKLEGIQHLETPLSGRLLGHRRGTTSVLDLVAQLHPTPAVGGAPRATALDWLEHFEALDRGWYAGPVGYVDGRGDGEFRVALRSALLRGRSARLFAGAGIVAGSEPSHELAETRLKLRALLAPLTEI; this is encoded by the coding sequence ATGAACCTCGATCTGACGCTCGTGCGTGAAAGTGCTGCGACGGTTTGTCGGGCGATCGAGGGCTGCAAAGCGATTGCACGAGAGCGAGGGCAAAGTCAGTGGCTTTCGCTGCGATGGAAAGTCGCCGATCGCGACGTGCTCGCAGATTTCTTGGCTTGCGAGGCTCCGGACGCATTTTATTGGCAAGAACCGGGTCGCGAACTGGCGATCCTGGGTCTCGGCCGGTTGGACGCCATCGAGGCTTCGGGACGCGATCGTTTTGCCGATGCCGCCGACCACAGTCGCGACCTCTTTAGCAACCTGCAACTTCACTGCCTCGATGCGTCGGACTCGGCCGCTGCCGCGGATCGCGGCCCGCTGCTGCTGGGCGGGTTTGCATTCTTCGACAGCGAAGTCGAACCCGAGAGCGAATGGCATGGCTTCGGCGCTGGCCGCTTGTTGTTGCCCGAGATCACAATAGTGTGTCGAGACAAGTTCGCGTGGGTCACGCGAACTTGCGCTGTCGAACCCGATAGTCGGATTGATGAAGTCTTTGATGGGCTATGTGCAGAGATCCCCTCTGCTTCCCCGCACGGGAAACTCGATTCCACAGGTCTTCCATCCAAATTGGGTCTCATCGGCGAGGTGCAGGATCCCGGTCCGGAGTTTCGCGTTCAAGCCGACCGCACACACACCCAATACCTGGCCCAGGTGGAAGCCGCGCTCGACGCCATTACGGCGGGCAAATTCGAAAAGGTGGTACTCGCCAGATCGCTCCGGGTGATTGGAGATCAAGACTTCGACCTCGCATCATTTCTCTCGAGCCTGCGCGCCATGTTTCCCTCGTGTGCAACTCTCGCCATCCGAGACGGCGATGATCTGTTCGTCTCGGCGACCCCCGAGCGACTGGTCGCACTCGATGGCGATCAAGTTACGACTGCGGCGGTGGCGGGCAGTGCGCCGCGGGGACGCAATCCCCAAGAAGAGGAACACTTCAGTGTCGCGCTTTGCGAGAGTGAAAAAGAGCGACACGAGCACGACGTGGTCAAGTATTCGATCCAGGAGGCGCTTGCGGAATCGTGTGGCAACCTCGAAGGTCCCGCGGTTCCCAATCTGCTCAAACTAGAAGGCATCCAGCACCTCGAGACGCCGCTCAGCGGTCGCTTGCTCGGTCATCGACGCGGAACCACGAGTGTGTTGGATCTGGTGGCCCAACTGCATCCCACTCCAGCCGTTGGTGGCGCTCCGCGTGCCACGGCGCTCGATTGGCTCGAACATTTCGAAGCCCTCGACCGGGGCTGGTACGCGGGACCCGTGGGTTATGTCGATGGCCGGGGCGATGGAGAGTTTCGGGTCGCGCTGCGCTCGGCGCTGTTGCGCGGTCGCAGCGCGCGGCTGTTCGCCGGTGCGGGGATCGTCGCGGGGTCGGAGCCGTCCCACGAGTTGGCCGAAACCCGTCTCAAGCTACGAGCGTTGCTCGCACCGTTGACGGAGATATGA
- the menB gene encoding 1,4-dihydroxy-2-naphthoyl-CoA synthase, translated as MGSENWKTVLEYKDIRYENLDDGIAKITINRPQVRNAFRPETVKELIDAFQRVREDPKVGCILFTGEGDKAFCSGGDQSVRGHAGYVGDDDGVARLNVLDLQRLIRSMPKPIIALVAGYAIGGGHVLHVICDITIAAENARFGQTGAKVGSFDAGFGTSYLARVVGQKKAREIWFTCRQYDAQQALAMGLVNDVVPLEELETAGLVMAREIVSMSPMAIRCLKSAFNADCDGQAGIQELAGNATMLFYMNEEAQEGRNAFMEKREPDYSRFPWRP; from the coding sequence ATGGGCTCAGAAAATTGGAAGACGGTTCTTGAATACAAAGATATCCGCTACGAAAATCTGGACGACGGGATCGCCAAGATCACGATCAACCGGCCGCAGGTTCGCAATGCTTTCCGGCCCGAGACCGTCAAGGAATTGATCGATGCCTTCCAGCGGGTTCGCGAGGATCCGAAGGTGGGATGCATCCTGTTTACCGGCGAGGGAGACAAAGCCTTTTGTTCGGGAGGAGACCAGAGTGTGCGGGGTCATGCGGGCTATGTCGGAGACGACGACGGAGTTGCGCGGCTCAATGTGCTGGACCTCCAACGCCTGATTCGCAGCATGCCCAAGCCGATCATCGCGCTGGTCGCGGGCTACGCGATTGGCGGGGGTCACGTGCTTCACGTGATCTGCGATATCACGATCGCGGCGGAGAATGCCCGCTTCGGACAGACCGGGGCCAAGGTCGGGAGTTTCGATGCGGGCTTTGGTACCTCGTACCTCGCCCGGGTCGTGGGACAGAAGAAAGCTCGGGAGATCTGGTTCACCTGTCGCCAGTACGACGCCCAACAGGCCCTCGCCATGGGCCTGGTCAACGATGTCGTTCCCCTCGAAGAACTCGAAACCGCGGGCCTCGTGATGGCGCGCGAAATCGTGAGCATGAGTCCGATGGCGATTCGATGTCTCAAGAGCGCGTTCAACGCGGACTGCGACGGCCAGGCCGGCATTCAGGAACTCGCGGGCAACGCCACCATGCTCTTCTACATGAACGAAGAAGCACAGGAAGGCCGCAACGCCTTCATGGAAAAGCGCGAGCCAGATTATTCCCGCTTTCCTTGGCGACCCTAG
- a CDS encoding 1,4-dihydroxy-2-naphthoate polyprenyltransferase, with protein MDSTPSTAPRGFDHKAWLLAARPRTLAVAVGPIAVGTAVASVEGGARFLPALAALLGAVLLQLGSNFANDVYDFENGADTDDRIGPARATQLGLLTPSQLRTGMVAVFAAATLVGLYLVAIAGWPIVAIGVASIIAAVTYSGGPWPFGYHGLGDPMVFLFFGVVAVMGTTYTQTLEASSLALLASIPVGALATATLVVNNVRDRETDLRAGKRTLAVRLGARGGRLEYAILIGLAYWMLPVYWVVCERSSWVWLPLLTLPHACRLVDQVFQNTDGPTLNAALSATARLGMIFSLLLAVGWWL; from the coding sequence ATGGACAGCACCCCGAGTACTGCGCCCAGAGGATTTGACCACAAGGCCTGGCTGTTGGCTGCCAGGCCCCGCACGCTCGCCGTTGCCGTCGGCCCCATCGCGGTGGGTACGGCGGTCGCGTCGGTGGAGGGTGGCGCTCGCTTTCTTCCCGCCCTGGCCGCGTTGCTCGGCGCCGTGCTGCTCCAGCTCGGTTCGAACTTCGCAAACGACGTCTATGACTTCGAAAATGGGGCCGACACCGACGATCGCATCGGCCCGGCCCGAGCGACCCAGCTCGGTTTGTTGACTCCTTCACAATTGCGAACGGGGATGGTCGCTGTCTTTGCCGCCGCGACCCTGGTGGGCTTGTACCTGGTGGCAATTGCGGGTTGGCCGATCGTCGCGATCGGTGTCGCATCCATCATTGCCGCCGTGACGTATAGCGGTGGGCCTTGGCCCTTCGGCTACCACGGTCTGGGCGATCCCATGGTGTTCTTGTTCTTTGGTGTCGTCGCCGTGATGGGGACGACTTACACCCAGACCCTCGAAGCGTCGTCGCTGGCGTTGTTGGCGTCGATTCCCGTCGGCGCCCTCGCGACCGCCACCCTCGTTGTCAACAATGTGCGAGATCGCGAAACCGACCTTCGCGCGGGCAAGCGCACCTTGGCGGTGAGACTGGGTGCCCGGGGAGGTCGCCTCGAGTATGCCATTCTCATCGGCCTGGCCTATTGGATGCTCCCGGTGTACTGGGTGGTATGCGAGCGATCCAGCTGGGTGTGGCTGCCATTGCTCACCTTGCCCCACGCTTGTCGTCTAGTAGATCAAGTCTTCCAAAACACCGATGGACCCACGCTGAATGCAGCGCTTTCGGCAACGGCCCGGCTGGGGATGATCTTCTCCCTGCTTCTCGCAGTGGGCTGGTGGCTCTGA
- a CDS encoding transposase: protein MAELSIDKKITIIGALVEGSSIRSVERMTGVHRDTITRLAIRVGKGCERLMDERIHGVQCDFLELDEIWAYVGKKRNRVRDGDDPAQVGDFWTWVALDPDTKLVPSHHVGKRTVIDAKIFVAGIAKRVEGRPQISTDKLGAYRSAILGQWSDRDEKGWTRPDWSTIVKRYEVEPAAAGRYSPPHVVAADKRVESGNPDVSRISTSHVERQNLTMRMSMRRFTRLTNGFSKKVENLQAAVSLHFAHYNFVRKHITIKTVPAVAAGVEGQAWKLAEFVEWTDLYGH, encoded by the coding sequence ATGGCAGAACTCAGCATCGACAAGAAGATCACGATCATCGGGGCACTCGTGGAAGGCTCCTCGATCCGCTCGGTTGAGCGCATGACGGGTGTCCACCGCGACACTATCACCCGTCTGGCCATCCGTGTCGGGAAGGGCTGCGAGCGTCTCATGGACGAGCGAATCCATGGCGTCCAGTGTGACTTTCTGGAATTGGATGAGATCTGGGCCTATGTCGGGAAGAAGCGTAACCGCGTCCGGGATGGTGACGATCCCGCCCAGGTCGGAGACTTCTGGACCTGGGTCGCACTCGACCCCGACACCAAGCTCGTGCCGAGTCACCACGTCGGCAAGCGAACCGTGATCGACGCCAAGATCTTCGTGGCGGGTATCGCCAAGCGCGTCGAGGGCCGACCCCAAATCAGCACGGACAAGCTCGGTGCCTATCGCAGCGCGATCCTGGGGCAGTGGAGCGATCGAGACGAGAAGGGCTGGACCCGGCCCGACTGGAGCACGATTGTAAAGCGGTACGAAGTCGAGCCAGCCGCGGCGGGTAGGTACTCGCCTCCGCATGTTGTCGCCGCGGACAAGCGGGTCGAGTCAGGGAATCCCGATGTGAGCCGGATCAGCACTTCACACGTCGAGCGACAGAATCTCACGATGCGGATGTCGATGCGGCGCTTCACGCGGCTCACGAATGGATTCAGCAAGAAGGTGGAGAACCTACAGGCGGCCGTCTCGCTGCATTTCGCGCACTACAACTTCGTGCGCAAGCACATCACCATCAAGACTGTGCCCGCGGTCGCGGCAGGTGTCGAAGGGCAGGCATGGAAGCTGGCTGAATTTGTTGAATGGACCGACCTATATGGACACTAG
- the menH gene encoding 2-succinyl-6-hydroxy-2,4-cyclohexadiene-1-carboxylate synthase, which translates to MKRVFSNFVEAAGVRLHARTVPCEDDDAVPVVILHGFTGSTESMRGVVSELCEARTTVCVDLVGHGCSDAPGDVSAYSMDRCVDQIAAIIDELALERPHLLGYSMGGRAALAFCTRYPERARSALLVGASAGLPDPAVRKARILEDEALADRILSLGLETFVDEWMAKPIFASQSRLGKDFLANSRAERLRNRPHGLAASLRGMGTGAMAPLELAGLKVATCFVAGAEDEKFCVIARAFGERIPNSRFEIVADAGHAVHLENQQDFGRVAREFFAEIDAQEN; encoded by the coding sequence GTGAAGCGAGTATTTTCGAATTTTGTAGAGGCCGCAGGTGTTCGCCTTCACGCGCGGACGGTTCCATGCGAAGACGACGATGCGGTCCCGGTCGTGATTCTGCACGGCTTCACCGGGTCGACGGAAAGTATGCGGGGCGTCGTCTCCGAGTTGTGTGAAGCGCGTACGACCGTCTGCGTCGATCTCGTTGGGCACGGTTGTAGCGACGCTCCTGGAGATGTTTCCGCCTATTCGATGGATCGCTGTGTCGATCAGATTGCGGCGATCATCGACGAACTCGCCCTCGAACGTCCTCACCTGCTCGGCTATTCGATGGGAGGCCGGGCCGCCCTCGCCTTCTGTACCCGCTATCCCGAACGTGCGCGTTCGGCGCTGCTCGTCGGCGCAAGTGCTGGACTCCCCGACCCCGCCGTGCGAAAGGCGCGCATTCTCGAGGACGAGGCCCTTGCCGATCGGATTCTTTCGCTGGGTCTGGAAACCTTCGTCGACGAGTGGATGGCGAAGCCCATTTTTGCCAGCCAGTCCCGCTTGGGGAAGGACTTCCTGGCCAATTCCCGGGCCGAACGTCTGCGCAACCGACCCCATGGACTCGCCGCGAGTCTGCGCGGCATGGGGACCGGAGCGATGGCGCCACTGGAACTCGCCGGGCTGAAGGTCGCGACCTGCTTCGTCGCAGGGGCCGAGGACGAGAAGTTCTGTGTGATCGCCCGCGCCTTCGGAGAACGAATTCCGAATTCGCGTTTCGAAATCGTGGCCGACGCCGGCCACGCCGTGCACCTCGAAAACCAGCAAGATTTTGGTCGCGTCGCTCGCGAATTTTTCGCGGAAATCGACGCGCAGGAAAACTAA
- the menC gene encoding o-succinylbenzoate synthase, giving the protein MKIAGAQLFPICLPFAKAFANAQGVVTERCGTLVRLVSDAGEVGWGEASPFPGFGLESLEDSRSVLAAAAGELLGNEVEVGEELTLQINELTMSSTCARAAVETAVLDLWARTHRKPMFELLTTDREQAPPVIQCNALVAGDDLDSLARAARSEIANGFRTVKLKVGALDLARDVERVARLRDVVGPSVAIRLDANQAYVADDALTALEKFARHRIEYLEQPLVESALDAMAALRQKSPIALAADESAVGESAALRVIHAGAADLIVIKPSAAGGPSASLRIARAARQAGMGVVVTSLLDSAVGVSAAHQVAIAIAMEGAIPACGLATGGLLARDVALLEPALGGCLPSPERAGLGIEMDESRVRKCLSEPVVDLST; this is encoded by the coding sequence ATGAAAATCGCCGGCGCCCAGCTCTTTCCCATCTGCTTGCCCTTCGCCAAGGCATTCGCAAACGCGCAAGGTGTCGTGACGGAGCGCTGCGGCACCCTGGTCCGGCTGGTTTCGGATGCCGGCGAGGTGGGTTGGGGGGAAGCCTCGCCGTTTCCGGGCTTCGGGCTCGAGTCGTTGGAAGATTCTCGCTCGGTGCTCGCCGCTGCGGCCGGGGAGTTGCTCGGAAACGAGGTCGAGGTCGGAGAAGAGCTGACCCTGCAGATCAACGAGCTGACGATGTCATCGACTTGCGCGCGCGCGGCGGTAGAAACCGCCGTGCTCGACCTGTGGGCGCGAACCCATCGAAAGCCGATGTTCGAGCTTCTGACAACCGATCGCGAACAAGCTCCCCCGGTGATTCAATGCAACGCACTGGTGGCCGGAGACGATCTCGATTCTCTCGCGCGTGCCGCGCGTTCCGAAATCGCGAACGGATTTCGAACCGTCAAGTTGAAGGTGGGGGCACTCGATCTCGCTCGCGATGTAGAGCGGGTAGCCAGATTGCGTGACGTTGTGGGACCGAGTGTTGCAATTCGGTTGGACGCGAACCAGGCCTATGTCGCAGACGATGCACTCACGGCCCTCGAAAAATTCGCGCGCCATCGGATCGAGTATCTCGAACAACCGCTGGTCGAAAGCGCACTCGACGCCATGGCGGCACTGCGTCAGAAGTCGCCGATTGCATTGGCCGCCGATGAATCGGCCGTGGGCGAGTCCGCTGCCTTGCGGGTAATCCATGCCGGCGCGGCAGATCTGATCGTGATCAAACCCTCCGCGGCGGGTGGGCCCTCGGCATCGCTTCGCATTGCCCGGGCCGCGCGACAGGCGGGCATGGGTGTCGTGGTCACGTCGCTGCTCGATTCGGCGGTCGGGGTTTCTGCGGCGCACCAGGTCGCGATTGCAATCGCGATGGAGGGCGCCATTCCCGCCTGCGGACTCGCAACCGGTGGACTGCTGGCGCGGGACGTCGCGCTGCTCGAACCTGCGCTGGGGGGTTGTCTCCCGAGTCCCGAGCGTGCGGGGCTCGGCATCGAGATGGACGAGTCGCGGGTGCGCAAATGTCTCTCCGAACCCGTCGTGGACTTGTCCACATGA
- the menD gene encoding 2-succinyl-5-enolpyruvyl-6-hydroxy-3-cyclohexene-1-carboxylic-acid synthase encodes MSKETAIENEPARPVAMRGTADAPNATYAFAMAFFEELARSGVMHVCISPGSRSTPLVVAAGSVPELRAWSHLDERSSAFFALGLAKASRRPVALICTSGTALANYAPAVIEAHHAGVPLIILSADRPHELRDWGAGQTIDQVKIFGDQVRFFAELPVPEAGSKMLRYARAMACRAVGESQGTHPGPVHLNWPLREPLEPVRSEASADWSQGDRIAERGRTDGRPYAQQRVALPRASTKQIDELVEDFLLIEQGVIACGALDAPGFAAAVARLGRLLGWPVLAEPTSGLRSGAHVEAAPIIAGSDLFLRDPGFKDSHTPQIILRFGGTPVSKAFRLWLEATPPERLVLVSSNGDWNEPSHLSSDFVLADPVDLCERLCAAIATRGSAARESDWLKSFLAAESSTQAVLDRCLGGETELFEPRATRSLCERLPDSSLLYVSNSMPVRDLDAFMPASAVDLRVLSNRGANGIDGLVSSALGAAAAGQGHVFLLTGDLAFLYDIGGLLAARRYALRATIVVLNNDGGGIFSFLPVAEYGESIRFNELFTTPHGVDLSAAATLYGLSHTRVANFREYDAAIEKSLAHPGVSIIEVPIDREANLEHFRSLVSATGLALTATLTTKGEDA; translated from the coding sequence ATGAGCAAAGAAACCGCCATCGAAAATGAACCCGCGCGACCCGTCGCGATGCGGGGCACTGCAGATGCTCCAAACGCCACCTACGCGTTTGCGATGGCGTTCTTCGAAGAGCTCGCGCGCTCTGGCGTGATGCACGTCTGCATCTCTCCGGGTTCGCGCTCCACCCCGCTGGTCGTCGCCGCAGGTAGTGTGCCGGAGTTGCGGGCCTGGTCTCATCTCGACGAACGCTCCTCTGCATTCTTTGCCCTGGGCCTCGCCAAAGCGAGCCGGCGCCCGGTGGCGCTGATTTGTACTTCGGGTACCGCCCTGGCGAATTACGCACCCGCGGTCATCGAAGCCCATCACGCGGGGGTGCCGCTCATCATCTTGAGTGCGGACCGTCCCCACGAACTACGAGACTGGGGTGCGGGGCAGACGATCGATCAGGTAAAGATCTTTGGCGATCAAGTGCGCTTCTTCGCCGAACTCCCGGTTCCCGAAGCGGGTTCGAAGATGCTCCGCTACGCCCGCGCGATGGCATGTCGCGCAGTGGGGGAAAGCCAGGGGACACACCCGGGCCCGGTGCACTTGAACTGGCCCCTGCGCGAACCCCTGGAGCCGGTTCGATCCGAAGCTTCGGCCGATTGGTCGCAAGGTGATCGCATCGCGGAGCGGGGCCGGACAGACGGACGGCCCTACGCCCAGCAACGTGTCGCACTTCCGCGGGCGTCGACAAAGCAGATCGATGAACTCGTAGAGGATTTTCTTCTAATTGAACAGGGAGTCATCGCCTGCGGCGCGCTGGACGCGCCCGGGTTCGCAGCCGCGGTCGCGCGACTGGGTCGGTTGCTCGGCTGGCCGGTGTTGGCGGAGCCGACGTCGGGGTTGCGCAGTGGTGCACACGTCGAAGCCGCACCGATCATCGCGGGATCGGATCTGTTCTTGCGCGACCCGGGCTTCAAGGACTCCCACACCCCGCAGATCATCTTGCGCTTCGGAGGCACGCCGGTCAGCAAGGCGTTCCGGCTTTGGCTCGAGGCGACGCCACCCGAACGGCTCGTGCTGGTGAGTTCCAATGGGGATTGGAACGAGCCGTCACACTTGAGCTCAGACTTTGTTCTGGCGGATCCGGTCGATCTCTGCGAAAGGCTCTGCGCGGCGATCGCGACGAGGGGGAGCGCGGCACGGGAGAGCGATTGGCTGAAGTCGTTTCTTGCGGCCGAGTCGAGCACCCAGGCCGTCCTCGACCGCTGCCTGGGCGGTGAAACGGAGCTGTTCGAACCTCGTGCGACTCGGAGTCTTTGCGAAAGACTCCCCGACTCCTCGCTCCTCTATGTGTCCAACAGCATGCCGGTGCGCGATCTCGACGCGTTCATGCCCGCGAGTGCGGTCGATCTCCGGGTGCTCTCGAACCGCGGAGCCAACGGGATCGACGGGCTCGTATCGAGCGCGCTGGGTGCGGCTGCGGCGGGGCAGGGCCACGTGTTCTTGCTGACCGGGGATCTCGCGTTTCTCTACGACATCGGCGGGCTGCTGGCCGCGCGCCGCTACGCCCTGCGAGCCACGATCGTCGTGTTGAACAACGACGGTGGGGGCATCTTCTCGTTTCTGCCCGTTGCGGAGTACGGCGAGTCAATTCGCTTCAACGAATTGTTTACCACACCACATGGTGTCGATCTCTCGGCGGCCGCTACGCTGTACGGTCTGTCCCATACCCGGGTCGCGAACTTTCGTGAATATGATGCCGCGATCGAAAAGTCCCTCGCACATCCCGGCGTTTCGATCATCGAGGTACCGATCGATCGCGAGGCGAACCTCGAGCACTTTCGATCGCTGGTCAGCGCCACGGGACTTGCTTTGACGGCTACTTTGACGACAAAGGGAGAGGACGCGTGA
- a CDS encoding MerR family transcriptional regulator has product MNYKVEDLAAASGVRIDTIRFYQGKGLIPAPARQGRNAIYGPAHLARLHQIRSLMGQGFSLAQIQRVPAPGDTTETRAEGESEAPREALLHALAEQRVGESKFQRSELAARAGVPEDLVAAAQAAGVLEPILQDGEELFSSADLEMLESGLAVLGAGLPLGEFLNLAAQHDRNIREVSELGIDLFDNHVRKMAPNGEDPEVVAQAFRDLLPRLTRLVALHFQRTLVNRAMERLRAKGEGPALARALAAVEATNLEGEWRR; this is encoded by the coding sequence ATGAACTACAAAGTAGAAGATCTGGCGGCCGCCAGCGGCGTCAGGATCGATACGATCCGGTTCTACCAGGGAAAGGGCCTGATCCCGGCCCCCGCGCGACAGGGTCGCAACGCGATCTACGGCCCCGCCCACCTGGCTCGCCTTCATCAAATTCGCTCGCTGATGGGACAGGGCTTCAGTCTCGCTCAAATTCAACGGGTCCCGGCGCCGGGCGACACGACAGAGACTCGGGCCGAAGGCGAATCCGAGGCTCCACGGGAAGCGCTACTCCACGCTCTCGCCGAACAGCGAGTCGGCGAAAGCAAGTTTCAGCGCTCGGAGCTTGCGGCCCGAGCCGGAGTTCCCGAAGACCTGGTGGCCGCCGCCCAGGCGGCTGGAGTCCTTGAGCCGATCCTCCAGGATGGCGAAGAACTTTTCTCTTCTGCAGATCTGGAGATGCTCGAGAGCGGGCTGGCGGTACTCGGAGCCGGTCTTCCCCTCGGCGAATTCCTCAACCTCGCCGCCCAGCACGATCGCAACATCCGCGAGGTGAGCGAGTTGGGCATCGATCTGTTCGACAATCATGTTCGCAAAATGGCCCCCAACGGTGAGGATCCCGAAGTCGTCGCCCAGGCTTTTCGCGACCTGCTGCCGCGGCTCACCCGGCTGGTTGCTCTCCACTTTCAACGCACCCTGGTCAACCGAGCGATGGAACGTCTGCGCGCCAAGGGCGAAGGACCGGCGCTCGCCCGGGCGCTCGCCGCAGTCGAAGCCACGAACCTGGAAGGAGAATGGCGCCGATGA
- a CDS encoding ubiquinone/menaquinone biosynthesis methyltransferase yields MTLPTGREKRIAVKNMFDRIAPRYDLLNRLVSLGLDRGWRRLALEMVDVGPGDLVLDLACGTGDLCEQVLARGARVVGADFAREMLRGAVARGIEVDFTNADAAQLPIASSSIDVVTCGFALRNFVSLPEVFDEIARVLKPGGRLAVIEVDRPSSAMLRGAHSLYFDRFVPLLGGLLSDRDAYRYLPESTAYLPAPEELFAMLDKAGIGGVAKRRLLFGAAQILTGVKK; encoded by the coding sequence ATGACCTTGCCGACCGGCCGCGAAAAACGCATCGCCGTAAAGAACATGTTCGACCGGATCGCACCGCGCTACGACCTGTTGAACCGGCTCGTGAGCCTCGGGCTCGATCGGGGTTGGCGGCGTCTGGCATTGGAAATGGTGGACGTGGGTCCCGGCGACCTGGTGCTCGATCTGGCCTGTGGAACCGGAGATCTATGCGAGCAGGTTCTCGCGCGCGGGGCCCGGGTCGTGGGGGCCGATTTTGCCCGTGAAATGCTCCGAGGTGCCGTGGCCCGGGGCATCGAAGTCGACTTTACAAACGCCGACGCCGCGCAGCTCCCGATCGCGAGTTCGAGCATCGACGTTGTCACCTGCGGCTTCGCTCTGCGCAACTTTGTGTCGCTCCCGGAGGTCTTTGACGAAATCGCGCGGGTCTTGAAGCCGGGGGGGCGGCTAGCGGTGATCGAGGTCGACCGACCTTCGTCGGCCATGCTGCGCGGTGCTCACTCGCTCTACTTTGATCGCTTCGTTCCGCTGCTCGGCGGGTTGCTCTCGGACCGCGACGCGTATCGTTACTTGCCAGAGTCCACAGCCTATCTCCCCGCCCCCGAAGAACTCTTCGCGATGCTCGACAAGGCGGGTATCGGTGGGGTGGCAAAGCGGCGTCTGCTGTTCGGAGCCGCCCAGATCTTGACGGGGGTCAAGAAATGA